The Candidatus Glassbacteria bacterium genomic interval TTCTTGCCGATACTTTCCCTGGGCTTGAAACACAATCCGCGCGACAGGAAAACGTCGCCGATCACGCCCTCGCGCAGCAGCTTCATCGCCTCGATCACGTGCGGGAAACTCCGCTGCTGGGTGCCGCTGGCCACGATCCGGCCGTACTTGCGCGCCGCGTTTACAGCCTGGCGGCCTTCCCAGATATTATGGCTCACCGGTTTTTCCACGTACACGTCCTTGCCGGCCTGGCAGGCCCAGATAGTCATCAGTGAGTGCCACTGTTCCGGGGTCGCGATCGAGACGGCGTCGATATCCTTGTCGTCCAGCACGCGCCGGAAGTCGTGCTCGAACCGGACGTCTCCCGCACCCAGACCGGCGGCGAACTCGGCCGACTGCTTGTAGAGGTTTTCGTCGACCTCGCAGATCGTCTTGATTCTGACGCCGTCGAACGCGTTGAAACAGCGCAGGTGGCTGGTGCCCTGGCCGCGGATACCCACCACGGCCATCGTGATCTCGTCGTTTCTGGAACTCCGGGCGCGTCCGGCGGCCCCTGAACTCAGTACGCCGGCTCCGGCTGCCGCCGCAGCCCGGCCGAGAAAGTCTCTGCGTTTCATCCTGTTACCCCCTTAAGCTGTGATTTGGGGAATTTAGCGGCTGACAAGCCTGAAAGCTCAATCGAGCGAATTCGGAATGAAAAAATATTGACAACCTATAATAAGTTTCGTTTAGTAGGGGGGAAAGTTTTTTGTGCCCACATCACCGCTCGCTATCCGGACTAAGTTGAGATATGCCGTTGTCGATACCACTCATTCCCGGGGGAGACCATGCAGAACGAACGGCGCGATTTGAGCAGACGTGAATTTATCGGCAGGAGCGCATCCGCGCTGGCTGCGGCGGGAGCGCTGAGCGCGGCGGCGGGAGTTGGCGCTATGGGTGCTGCCCCGGCCAAAAAGCGAGTGGCGCTGGTGGGAACCGGCAGCCGCGGCAGCGCCACCTGGGGTCAGAACCTGATCGAGGGCTACGGCGACTTGGTGGAGATGGTCGGCCTGTGCGATGTCAATATCAAGCGCGCCAGGTTCGCCCGGAGCATCATCCCCGGCAACGCGCCGGTGTTTACCGATTTCGACGAGATGGTGCGGACAACCAGGCCCGATGCCGTGATCGTGACCACGGTCGATGCGCTGCACGAGCGCTATGTCTGCCGCGCGATGGAGCTGGGCTGCGATGCGATCAGTGAAAAACCTCTCTGCACCGACGCCGAGCAGGCCCAGCGGATTATCGATACCCGCAAGCGCACCGGACGGCGGCTGGATGTCACCTTCAACGCCCGCTACGGCATGAGCACGATGAAGGCCAAGGAACTGCTGATGGAGGGCGCTATCGGGGAGATCTACTCGGCCGACTACGCCGAGTTCCTCGACCTCGACCACGGCGCCAGCTACTTCCGTCGCTGGCACGGGCTGAAACAGTGCAGCGGCACCCTGCTGTGCCATAAGGCGTCCCACCATTTCGATCAGCTCAACTGGTGGCTTGATGCGCGGCCGGTGGAGATCAGCGCTTTCGGAGACCTGAAGAAGTACGGCCGCAACGGCGAGTTCCGCCATGTCAACTGCCGGCGGTGCACGTTCAAAAACAAGTGTGAACTCTATTGGGATATCATGCAGAACAAGCGCTATGTCGATCTGTATGTCAACTGCGAGGACCAGGACGGCTATTTCCGCGACGCCTGCCTGTACCGCCGGGCGATCAACATCTACGACACGATGAGCGTGCAGATCCGCTACGACAGCGGGGCGATAGTCACTTACAGCCTTAACGCCACCAGCGCCACCGAGGGTCAGTATATCGTGTTCCACGGCAGCAAGGGACGCCTGGAGCTGCACAACTACGACCGCCGGAGCTGGGACGTGTCTCCGCGCAGCAACGTCAGGCTATGGCGTAATTTCAAAGATGCGGAGATCGTGAAGCTTGAGCGAAGAACGGTCAGCGGCGGCCACGGCGGAGCGGACACGCTGATCAAGGATAAGCTCTTCAAGCCCGGAACCGAGGACCAGCTTGCCCAGCGCGCCGGGCTGGAGGACGGGATCATGAGTTCGATCATCGGGATTGCCGCTTACACCAGTATCGAGCAGGGACGACCGGTGAGGGTGGACGAGCTGATTACACTGTGAGATATCTTTAGGCGCGGCACAAAAAAGCCCGGCCTGACCAAGGCCGGGCTTTTTGTCTTTCACGTGCGGTTGAAAAACTTAGGACTGCGTTCCGGTAAGCGTGAATGTCACCGACACATTCGTCCCGTTAACCTCCGCCTCGACCGAGATTGTGCCGGGTGCGTAGGTCGGTGTGAGGGTCACTTCGCAGTACCCGTCCGAATCCGTAACCGCGCTGGCAGCGGAAAAATCGGCGTAACCCTCCGTGACTTTAAAGTTGACCCTGACAGAAGACTGCTTGATCATCGAATCGTCGCTCACGTAGACCCGCAGCGGATTGGCCATCGGAGTGTCCAGCCTGCCGCTCTGGCTGTTGCCCGAGACGATTGAAATCCGGTAGGTGATTTTGGGGGTAAGAGGGTTGCCCTGGTTATTGTTACCGCGCTTTTCGCAGGCCGCGGAGGCGAGAGCGGCCGCGGCGATTGCCAAAGACACCAGAAGGGCAAAACTGGTTCGGAGATTGGGCAGAATATTCAACTTTCCTCCTCGCTAAGCAACTGAGGCGAACAGCCCCCACCGGTCTATCATGCAGGCCGGAGGTAACTGTGAAAACGTTATGACCGAATGAGAAATAATTGAGATGAAGCACTAGTAATTTACAGTTCCCGCACCCGCCTGTTCCCGATTTTAAGCTGAACTGTCTTCTGAAAGCAAGGTATTCAACCGGCGGCGGCACTCGATCATGCCGCGTACTGTATGGTAATTTATTTTCCAGCGGTGGCCCATATAATCCCAGATCACGTTGTTGTGCTCATCGAACAGGGGCAGCCACTCCCCGAGCGCATGATTGATCATCCGGTCGAACACGAAGCGGTGGACATTGTCGTAGCCTTCCAGGTAGCGCTGATCGCCGGTGATCTCGTAGCCGTCGAGCATCGCCACCATGGTCTCGGCCTGCTGCCAGAATTCCTTGTTGCGTTCCCTGGCAGCTCCAGCGTTGGGTCCCTCGCAGAACACCCCGCCGAGCTGCCGGTCTATCCCGAAGCGCAGGCAGTGGTCGTAAAGCCGCAGGATTTTCCGGCGATAGCCGCCGAGAACCTCTCCGAGCACTCCCAGGCTCCAGCGCAGCAGCCAGCCCAGTTCCACGTTGTGGCCGTAGGATGTGTTGTCCAGCGGGCGTCCGCTGCTGTCTTCCATGTCGCGGTCCGAGCCCCAGACATTGTCGAACAGGATCGCGCGCAGGGGATTGAAACTCCTGTCGAACTGGGCGATACCCGTGCCGTGCTCCGGGTGCAGCATCCGCTCGGTAAGCAGGCCGATCAGCTCGCGGGTACGCGTGGCGTGAACGGGGTCGCCGGCGGCGGCATACAGATTGGTGAACGCCTCCATCAGGTGCATGTGCACGTCCAGGCTCTTGCGGTCTCCGCCGCCGGGTCCGGGCGGCGAATGATCCCAGTTGCGCTCGAAAAATTCCCAGTAGCCGCCGTCTGTTTGATCGGCCGCCTTGTTTTGCAGCAGCTCAAAGGTTTCGACAGCCGCGGCCAGCCACCTGTCCTCGCCGGTGGCCATGGCCAGCTCGCTGAACGCGTAGACCACGAAAGAGTGGCCGTAGATTATTTTTCGCGGGTTAAGCGGGGTGCCGTCACGCTCGACAATCCAGTAATACCCGCCATGCTCACGGTCTGTGAAATGGTCCAGCACCCATTGCGCCCCCTCGGTCGCCCGGCGGAGAAACGAACCGTCGTGGTCCAGGCCCTCGCGGGCGATCAGGCTGAACGAGAAGACCAGCCGGCAGTTGGCCAGCAGGTTCTTGTCGGATTCGCCGGTGGGTTTTCCAGCCGGGTCGAAACAGGTGAGGAACCCGCCGTACTCCGGGTCATCGCCCCGCATGCGCCAGTATGGTAACAGCTCCTCTGTCAGGTGATGCTCGATTTCAGCGAGCCGGTCCCGCAGTTTGTCACGCATGGATAACTCCCCTCCAGTTCAGCCCATCGGCCTGCTTTCGAATTCGGCCACCACCTCGCGCGCAATCAGCCGGGACTCGTCGATCCCCCGGGCGCGGGCGCGGGTGATAATGTCCTCGATCCAGCCCCGATTTACATCGGGGCTGTGGTAGGCGGCCAGCAGCTCGGCCGGATCGATATTTTCCACCACGCCCCAGGCGACCTCGATTGCGTTGATTCCCTTGGCGATAGCCGCCTCGACAGGCATGCGCTCGGGGTTGATATCCAGGCCGCAGAACCCCCGGTAACCGTAGAGTTTCAGCACCCAGACCAGCGCCTCCAGTGATTCAGGCCCAACCACGCCGGGATTCAGGTCCTGGTCGAAATTGCCCAGCGGCTGGGCGTTCCAGTGGGTGTGGGCCAGACGGCCGTCGCGAAGAACGGCGCTGTAGCTGCCGGCCACCTCCTCGAAACCCATCCGCACGTGGCCGATCTCCGGGTTGAGGCCCACCAGGCAGTGACCGGCCTCGAGCAGCTTGCGGTTTTCGCTCGTTTTCAGCCGGGCTTCCACATTGCGTGCCATGATAATCCCGTCCGCCGTGTTGCGCCAGATATTGTTGATCGTCGGCTCGTAAGGCTTGGGCTCGATCGCCACCCGCACCCCCGGCACCTCGTCAATCGCCTCGGCAAGCGCCGCCTCGAACCGGTCCCACATGTCGTAGAAATCTGTTCCCAGCGGGTAGGTGTACCCGTCGATTCCCGGCCAGCAGATCGCCACCGCCGGGTGCCCCTGGTCCTCGGAGAGCTGCCTGACCAGTTTCAACTGCTCCACCGTGTGGGCGGCGTACTTGTCACGGACATCGCCCAACGGGCTGCTGGTGGTGCCGAACTGGGCGTCTTTCATCCTGAAATCGCCGCCGATCCCGGCGATCACGGCCACGGTTACCCCGCTGTCCTCGCGGAGCTTTTCGTAGAACTCCAGGGTTTCGAGCGAGATTTCCCACGGCTCGTGAGCCTCCACCGCCGCCAGTCCGTATTGCGCCATTTCCGCCGCCAGGTCGAGCCGCCGGCGCAGGCCCATCTCTTCCTTGTACGAGCCGTGGAACCTGCTGCTGTGTTCGCCGAAAAACCAGACTCCGGCCGAATAGCGAGGCCGCGGCGCGTTCAGCACCTGTTCGATCCTCTGCTGCGGGTCGAGACGGAGGGCCTGGTTGCGGATATCGCTCAGCGATGTTCCCTCCACAGTCTGGCCGGCGCTGTGGCGTACTTCCGGTCCGAACGGCTGGGCCAGGCCATAATTCTCGAACGGCGAGTATGCGATTTTTGCATCCATTGGTTCCTCCACGCCCCCGGCTTATGATACCGGGATCGGTGTCGTGGTGATTATGTGTTTTTGATATTTGTCCTGATTCAAAATAGCCTTTCCGGCCCGCTGGTTCAATAACCGGCCCGCCAGTCCGCGGCGAACAGCGCAATAAAACATTTGAGCGCCGCTGCCGGAGGTTTTAACTTAGGGTCTGACCAAACCTTTGCGATCCACCACGTCTGTGTGTCAATTCAACCCCAGAGCATGTATTGAGTGAATCCCGGCGTGGAATGCTTGGCAAGCTGGGCCTGGTTTTTGGCTACGTCGGCCCGGGCCTGTTCCTGATCGGCTACAATATCGGCACCGGCAGCGTGACCACCATGGCCTCGGCGGGCAGCCGCTACAGCATGAGCCTGTTCTGGCTGCTGGTGCTGAGCTGCGCGTTCACCTGGATCATGATCGTGGCCTACGGGAAGTTTACCGCGGTCAGCGGCCAGACCGCGATGTGGGCCTACCGCCAGCATCTGCCGCTGGGCTCCGCCCTGGCCGCGTACACCATTGTCGGGATGAGCCTCGGCGCGATGGCCGGGATCGCCGGA includes:
- a CDS encoding Gfo/Idh/MocA family oxidoreductase, with protein sequence MQNERRDLSRREFIGRSASALAAAGALSAAAGVGAMGAAPAKKRVALVGTGSRGSATWGQNLIEGYGDLVEMVGLCDVNIKRARFARSIIPGNAPVFTDFDEMVRTTRPDAVIVTTVDALHERYVCRAMELGCDAISEKPLCTDAEQAQRIIDTRKRTGRRLDVTFNARYGMSTMKAKELLMEGAIGEIYSADYAEFLDLDHGASYFRRWHGLKQCSGTLLCHKASHHFDQLNWWLDARPVEISAFGDLKKYGRNGEFRHVNCRRCTFKNKCELYWDIMQNKRYVDLYVNCEDQDGYFRDACLYRRAINIYDTMSVQIRYDSGAIVTYSLNATSATEGQYIVFHGSKGRLELHNYDRRSWDVSPRSNVRLWRNFKDAEIVKLERRTVSGGHGGADTLIKDKLFKPGTEDQLAQRAGLEDGIMSSIIGIAAYTSIEQGRPVRVDELITL
- a CDS encoding N-acylglucosamine 2-epimerase — encoded protein: MRDKLRDRLAEIEHHLTEELLPYWRMRGDDPEYGGFLTCFDPAGKPTGESDKNLLANCRLVFSFSLIAREGLDHDGSFLRRATEGAQWVLDHFTDREHGGYYWIVERDGTPLNPRKIIYGHSFVVYAFSELAMATGEDRWLAAAVETFELLQNKAADQTDGGYWEFFERNWDHSPPGPGGGDRKSLDVHMHLMEAFTNLYAAAGDPVHATRTRELIGLLTERMLHPEHGTGIAQFDRSFNPLRAILFDNVWGSDRDMEDSSGRPLDNTSYGHNVELGWLLRWSLGVLGEVLGGYRRKILRLYDHCLRFGIDRQLGGVFCEGPNAGAARERNKEFWQQAETMVAMLDGYEITGDQRYLEGYDNVHRFVFDRMINHALGEWLPLFDEHNNVIWDYMGHRWKINYHTVRGMIECRRRLNTLLSEDSSA
- a CDS encoding xylose isomerase → MDAKIAYSPFENYGLAQPFGPEVRHSAGQTVEGTSLSDIRNQALRLDPQQRIEQVLNAPRPRYSAGVWFFGEHSSRFHGSYKEEMGLRRRLDLAAEMAQYGLAAVEAHEPWEISLETLEFYEKLREDSGVTVAVIAGIGGDFRMKDAQFGTTSSPLGDVRDKYAAHTVEQLKLVRQLSEDQGHPAVAICWPGIDGYTYPLGTDFYDMWDRFEAALAEAIDEVPGVRVAIEPKPYEPTINNIWRNTADGIIMARNVEARLKTSENRKLLEAGHCLVGLNPEIGHVRMGFEEVAGSYSAVLRDGRLAHTHWNAQPLGNFDQDLNPGVVGPESLEALVWVLKLYGYRGFCGLDINPERMPVEAAIAKGINAIEVAWGVVENIDPAELLAAYHSPDVNRGWIEDIITRARARGIDESRLIAREVVAEFESRPMG